The proteins below come from a single Agrobacterium vitis genomic window:
- the ubiB gene encoding 2-polyprenylphenol 6-hydroxylase, which translates to MSTVSAYFRLARVGWILVREGVVSALPSEGLPPSVGFAKKVAAVFERKRARGTLRSDRLSQAVERLGPSYAKIGQFLATRPDVVGAELAYDLTGLQDRMAFFPTGEAKASIELSLGRPVEELYASFGEPIAAASIAQVHPCMVETPVGVKQVAVKVIRPGVRRRFAADLEVMYLVSHLQEMLLPQTRRLRPVEVTKTLEQTTKVEMDLRLEAAALSELGENTASDPGFRVPQVDWERTGRDVITMEWIDGVKMSDVEALKAAGHDLDALADTLIQSFLRHTLRDGFFHADMHPGNLFVDPTGMIVAVDMGICGRLGKKERRFLAEILYGFITRDYMRVAEVHFEAGYVPSHHNMASFAQAIRAIGEPIHGQPAETISMARLLTLLFEVTELFDMQTRPELVMLQKTMVVVEGVSRMLNPRFNMWKASEPVVADWIKANLGPKRIVTDMKDGIRAAVRVAEALPEIAAKTEKFHSELMQMSEHGLRFDESTTDAIGRAQARHSRSGRLALWVIALCLLFIAFQLGHGG; encoded by the coding sequence ATGAGCACAGTCAGCGCCTATTTCAGGTTGGCCCGTGTCGGCTGGATTCTCGTTCGCGAAGGCGTTGTCTCGGCGCTGCCGTCCGAAGGACTGCCGCCGAGCGTCGGCTTTGCAAAGAAAGTCGCCGCGGTCTTCGAGCGCAAGCGCGCCCGAGGCACATTGCGGTCCGACCGCCTGTCCCAAGCCGTCGAGCGGCTGGGGCCGTCCTATGCCAAAATCGGCCAGTTCCTGGCGACCCGGCCCGATGTGGTCGGCGCCGAACTTGCCTATGACCTGACCGGATTGCAGGACCGCATGGCCTTCTTTCCGACGGGGGAAGCCAAGGCATCGATTGAATTGTCGCTTGGGCGTCCGGTCGAGGAGCTTTATGCCAGTTTCGGCGAGCCGATTGCCGCAGCCTCTATCGCCCAGGTGCATCCCTGCATGGTGGAAACGCCTGTCGGCGTGAAACAGGTTGCCGTCAAGGTGATCCGTCCCGGTGTACGGCGCCGTTTCGCGGCCGATCTCGAAGTCATGTATCTCGTGTCGCATTTGCAGGAAATGCTGCTGCCGCAGACCCGCAGATTGCGCCCCGTCGAGGTGACGAAAACGCTTGAGCAGACCACGAAAGTGGAAATGGACCTGCGGCTCGAGGCCGCCGCTCTGTCGGAACTGGGCGAAAACACCGCCAGTGATCCCGGCTTCAGGGTTCCGCAGGTCGATTGGGAACGCACGGGCCGCGATGTCATCACCATGGAATGGATCGACGGCGTCAAGATGTCCGATGTCGAGGCGTTGAAAGCCGCCGGTCATGATCTCGATGCGCTGGCCGATACGTTGATCCAGTCCTTCCTGCGCCATACGCTGCGCGACGGCTTCTTCCATGCCGACATGCATCCGGGCAATCTGTTCGTCGATCCAACAGGCATGATCGTTGCCGTGGACATGGGCATTTGCGGACGGCTCGGCAAGAAAGAGCGGCGGTTTCTGGCGGAAATTCTCTATGGCTTCATCACCCGCGATTACATGCGGGTGGCGGAAGTGCATTTCGAAGCCGGCTATGTGCCATCTCATCACAATATGGCCAGCTTTGCCCAGGCGATCCGGGCGATCGGCGAGCCCATTCACGGCCAGCCGGCCGAGACCATTTCCATGGCACGGTTGCTGACGCTGCTGTTTGAAGTCACTGAACTGTTCGACATGCAGACAAGGCCGGAACTGGTGATGCTACAAAAAACCATGGTGGTGGTCGAAGGCGTCTCGCGGATGCTCAATCCACGGTTCAACATGTGGAAGGCATCAGAGCCTGTCGTCGCGGACTGGATCAAAGCCAATCTTGGTCCAAAACGCATCGTCACCGACATGAAGGACGGCATTCGCGCCGCAGTGCGGGTGGCGGAAGCCCTGCCGGAAATCGCAGCCAAAACCGAGAAATTCCATAGTGAATTGATGCAGATGAGCGAGCATGGACTGCGTTTCGACGAGAGCACCACCGATGCAATCGGCAGGGCGCAGGCACGCCACAGTCGCTCAGGCCGACTGGCCCTCTGGGTGATTGCGCTCTGCCTGCTGTTCATTGCGTTTCAACTGGGTCATGGCGGGTAG
- the ubiE gene encoding bifunctional demethylmenaquinone methyltransferase/2-methoxy-6-polyprenyl-1,4-benzoquinol methylase UbiE produces the protein MVASRTSADGGMETSYGFRDVAEGEKQGLVNDVFHKVAKRYDIMNDVMSAGMHRVWKDALIAALNPRKDAGYKVLDVAGGTGDIAFRIVEASRRLAHATVLDINGSMLGVGQERAQKKGLSDNLTFVEANAEALPFEANQFDAYTIAFGIRNVPRIDVALSEAYRVLKRGGRLLVLEFSEVQMPLLDRFYDQWSFKAIPRFGKMITGEAEPYQYLVESIRKFPNQQDFAAMITKAGFSKVSFTNYTGGIAALHSGWKI, from the coding sequence ATGGTCGCAAGCCGCACCTCCGCCGATGGCGGCATGGAAACCTCCTACGGCTTCCGCGATGTGGCGGAAGGCGAAAAGCAGGGCCTTGTCAACGACGTGTTCCACAAGGTTGCCAAGCGCTACGACATCATGAACGACGTGATGTCGGCCGGCATGCACCGGGTTTGGAAGGATGCGCTGATTGCAGCCCTCAACCCGCGCAAGGATGCAGGCTACAAGGTGCTGGACGTGGCCGGCGGCACGGGCGATATCGCCTTTCGCATCGTTGAAGCCTCACGCAGGCTTGCCCATGCCACCGTGCTCGACATCAACGGCTCCATGCTGGGCGTCGGCCAGGAGCGGGCCCAGAAAAAAGGCCTCTCCGACAATCTCACCTTCGTCGAGGCCAATGCCGAGGCCCTGCCCTTCGAGGCCAATCAATTCGACGCCTATACCATCGCCTTCGGCATTCGCAATGTGCCCCGCATCGATGTGGCGCTGAGCGAGGCCTACCGCGTGCTGAAACGCGGCGGGCGGCTGCTGGTGCTGGAATTTTCCGAGGTGCAGATGCCGCTGCTGGATCGTTTTTACGATCAATGGTCATTCAAGGCGATCCCACGGTTTGGCAAGATGATCACCGGTGAGGCCGAGCCCTATCAGTATCTGGTGGAATCGATCCGCAAGTTCCCCAATCAGCAGGATTTTGCCGCGATGATCACCAAGGCGGGCTTTTCGAAGGTGTCCTTCACCAACTATACCGGCGGCATTGCTGCCCTTCATTCCGGCTGGAAGATCTGA